The following DNA comes from Lates calcarifer isolate ASB-BC8 linkage group LG2, TLL_Latcal_v3, whole genome shotgun sequence.
AAGAATAAGTTTTTGGTTGGCTGGTTGCGCAAAATCATGACCCCTTGTTTGGACCAAAACCCAGACATAAACAACATTTGAAACTGCAGACTTATTACGGAAAAGCCATTTATTAACTTTTGAGTTTCAATAATTAACTTATATGTGTGCATAAAAGATTGGAATTACAGAGAGAACAACCAGTCTTGCAACAGTGTGTCctatttaaatcaaatattttgataatatCATGGCTGCGTGTTTCTATTCAATAATAATATAGTTATATATGTTGGTAAATCATTAAGGATTTTCccaaacctggcaacccaaatTTTGTTCTTATTAATGGCTTATAACTGATCTATAAAGAATTCATAAATTATATATTAACCATTAATAATGTTCACAGGCTGCATGCTTGTACCTTATGTGTGAAATCCACTTTCATGAGAAAATGTTTGAGAATGATTTCTGTGATGGTCTTCACCTACCAGTAGGAGGCAGTGTTTCTCTTATGATACCtctcagtcacagtcacagagaaatCTTACAGCAGTTGGATTGCACTTAATCCACTGTTGAATAAACAGATGAAGCGGATGATAATAATATCTGTGAGTGGAGTCATCTCTCTTATCTCTGTCCATATAAATATCTAACAGCAGTAAACAGCATTAACTTAGTTGGCATCTTTGAATTGTCTGCAACAATTATAGACAACTAAGACtgtatttattgaaaaaaaaaacaggtcaaacAAAGGATTTctgatcatttatttttgaagaCTGTTCCTTACTCTACTGCATCTTGCACCAATTTAAAACCTTCAGCATATGAAATGTAACTAAATAACAGTCAGATCTCCATGTGGAATTAAACCACAAGGGTCCTGCCCTCTAGAGAGGGGTCACCTTCAACCTCAGTGCATTACCCCCAGCATCACAAAGAGTAATTTGCCTCCAAACACAGAGGTGATTGTGTAGCCACCTGCTGAGCAAAGCTCATTAGAATCATCAGGTTTTGTTTGGGGGTGCTGTAGTATTGCCAGTGACATCTGCAAAATCCAATCTAATGGCAAATGAAAATCATTAAAGGTGGCTGTTAGTGCTGTTCTCCAAGCTTAACAACAAaaattatatgtatgtatgtagctCTGTGGTTTAGCTAAACATGCAAACTATCTGCTactgtcagtgctgcagtgaaaacatATTGATCCCTGAGGGGGAAATtagactgctgcagctgcaaatGTAATAAGATtcagcaagaaagaaaatgggGGGAAAGCACTTAGATAAACAGAATCAAAGTAATAAATCTATGAATACAAAACACAGCAATTAATGCTCAAATGTGAGGTTATGTAAACATGCTGTAGAACATATTTCCATGAATAGGCTTTAAATATGAGACGTATATGAAAGAGTGTTGATTAATTTCTGTGTTCTGTTTATTCATCAGTGTCACTAACTGGTTGCATGGTTGCTAGTCATATAATGAATGTGGATTAGTTGATGTAAAATATATTCTGAATGTGTGACTTGAGACTTAACTGAGATAAATGCAATTTGTTACATCAGAATCAAACACAGTTTGCACTGCAGAGTATACACACAATGGGAATTTCTTCTCATTTGTCTGCTCAGTAACCGCAGccaaagaaaataattatttcctTTGGAAATAATCGAAGCAGCAGCTCAGGATACAAACCCTCTGCGTGGCATCATTACTTGCTCATTAGCTTGAACAATTTGCTGGAGGAAGCATTCAagtatagaaattaaaaattccCTATTCATGTCAAACTCCTCCATTATATTTATGTCTATTTATGTAGCCTGTATTTATTGTGGTCAACAAATGTAAGTGGACTTGTAAGCCaccaaatattttattttatattaagtaGATTATGATTGAAATCCATGCAGTCCCTTGTACAATCACTTTACTCAAGTAAACTGCTGGACGATATGCACAAAACAtatgtgtttaagtgtttttgcTTAATGTAAAGCTTTTGATATTAAGCCAAAAACACAGTGTAGTGTTCAGTATCTACTGTCTGTCATGGAGGAGGAATACCTCCTGTTGCTCTTCCTTAGgtttcttattgttttttccTCATCCACGTCAGGGCTCTAAGACAGAGGGTGTCACATGAAGCCCTTTGAGGAGGACTGACTGAAGAGACCAACACTTGCTGCTTAAGAGAAAAGCCTGTAGGACTCTTTGTGATCATCACTGTACACCCTCCCTGCCACATCATGGACAGACCACACAACACAAAGGGAGGgatggggggaggagggacGGGGCCAGACACTCATCAGTACAAAAACCTGTCAGCCGTCCCAGCTTTCCGCAGCCAGAAGAGTCCCTCACCCCCCGGATTgtcctgctctttctctttgctgAATCATTTGAGAAGGACCTGCACCGCTGCCAAATTGACAGCTGGAACCTCTGCAGTTATTATTAACCTCCCCTCAATATGAATTTAACAGTAACTGCAGCTCAGGATGCACACAGTGTAAATGAGCTTGGAGTATAAAATCTACAAATCCAATACTGTGTCACAGAGTCTGCTCCTTagttcctctcttctctctggtcTACAACCCCTGCTCACTTCTACCTGCACATCATCTCCCCAGACCTGCCACTCTCCACTCCACCACCAGATGTCCCTGAACTTTCTCCCTGTCCCCACCTGTTTCCAATCTTCAATCACCTGAGCTTCCctcccactcacacacctgtcctCACTTCCCTCATCACCCAAAGCAAGTGAACCTGGTATTGTCACCAGCCCCTTGtaggtttgtatttgtatgttcCTCAGTGTTTTCCTATGTGCGTCCTGCAACCTGAGTCTGGTAACCTGTTGCCTGCCTGCTGGTCCACCTATCTACCTGTAAGCCTTATTTCTTCTATTACAGCAACTTGACTGcatcagcctgtgtgtgtgtctttcgACACACTGCACAGATGAATTTAGAACTTATCTGAATCATTATCTGCCTGCATGTGTTGGTGTCCTTCATGCTTGCTTTTGCACAAGTGTTAAACGTAATGGTGCAGGAATGACACTTCTCtcagataaaatgttttgtcaagTGGTTGAAAGCTAAAATGTCCCTGTTCATGCACAGTTCAGACAGTGTCTACCGgcacatttgttttaattatgtAAAAGAGACTCCACTGTAATAAGTTTATGTCAgaatgtatatataatatactcTGTTTGATGCACTTGGAGTAGTGGTTCACGAACTTAGATGGTATTTGGAATTTCTTTTTTATGCTTACAACATAGAGTCCTTGCAAACTCTGAGAATTAACATGCCTTAGAACTGAAGACCTTTAACCTGTGATATCTGCAGTGTAGCACAGTTGTGcaaatgaaagcagcagaaacatcagtggaaaacaacatttatttacactCAGACTTTACACGGTGTACACAAATAGAAAACATTCAGTccttgtgattttattttattctccaTATCCAACATGTCTCAGGTTTGATTATGTCCGGGACATAATCAAACCTGACatccgcccccccccccccttttctgtctctcctcacagTCAAGGAAAGGCAGGTGTGTCATAAAATTGATCTTACACATGGCGAGTCCGTTCAGTTGTATTTtaaagaaaggagaaaggaaagagaaattCAATGCACATTGGTTTATTCCATCACTGGAATCAACAAACCAACGTTTTGGGGATTAAGGAAATGCCACGCTACACTTGTTTTACATAATCTATACCATGGTGACAAACACATGATATGTATGTGTATTAAATGCCCTTAAAATGTTCAGACTCGGACACGAGCAAAAAGCATTGCGCACGAATAATCACAGTTACAGTTGGACAaccagaacaaaacaaagtagCAGCTTCGATTAGTTTTTCATCAGTCTGAAGTTAGCGAGAGTACGGGATCATGTTGGAACTTGATAAGCCCTTGCGGTCTATGATGGACAGAGTGTACTCTCCGCTGTCCACAATCTGGAGAGGCACGACTCCCCGGGTCTCTCCCTGCGTAAAAGAGCGCGTCGCGCAGCCCTTGGTGGCGGATGGAGTGGGGACTCTCCAAAACAAACCGCTGAGCATCTTCCTGATCTCTGGCCTCATCAGGCAGTAAAGCACCGGGTTCAAACAGCTGTTCGCGTGCGCCAAACAAACCGTGACCGGGAACACGTACGTGTGCACCATGTAATATGCTTTATCCCAGTTGACTGCGTTAAATTTGACCAAGACACCCCAGAAGGTGATGGCATGATTTGGCATCCAGCAGCAGAAGAAAGACAAAACCACGATAGCGACAGATTTGGTGACTCTAGATCTCCGTTTGGGGTTACTGCTGCCCATGCTCCTCTGTCTCACGAAGCGCAGCAGCATCACGTAGTTGATGCAGACTATGAGCATGGGGATGATGAAGGCTATCAGTATTTTCTGGATGTGATAGAGGGCGAGCCAGTCGTGCCCTTCAGGAAACCTGAGGAGGCAGAGCTTTTCTCCCGCGACAACAGTCACGGCGGAGAAGATCGCCGTCGGAGCCGTGGCCACCGTGGCAGCCACCCACAGCACCGCGCACACCCACTTCACGCACCTTGACCTCCTGTAAGTTTTCTTCTTCAGAGCAGAGGCCACCGACCAGTAGCGGGTCACACTCATGGCGGTGAGAAAAAACACGCTGGCGTACATGTTCATTACCGTGATCGAGAGGATGATTTTGCACATGGCGTCTCCAAACGGCCAGCTGAAGTCCAGCGCGGTGTCTACCGCCCAGAAGGGCAGAGTGAGAACAAACTGGAAGTCCGTCACCGCCAGGTTGATGATGAAAACGTTGATGGTGGACCTCTTTCGACCTTGTCGTATCCTCATGAGGAAAAAGACGAGCAGGTTCCCCACCAAACCCACCGCGCAAACTACAGAGTAAACCACGGAGATAAGTATCCTCAGGATGGGGGTGCCGTCCGCGCTCACGTCGATGTCTTCGAAACTAAATTTCTCATCGCCAGGCGAACTTCGGTTCAGCGCGCCACTGTAGTTAAATATTTCATCCATCTTTGAAGTTGGGGACCAGGACTCACACACCAGAGTTTCTACTGCGCGTGAAAAGCTAGAAAACGCTACACAAACGGCCCATACGAAAAGTGTCCCTGCTCTCTACCATCACTCCAGCCTCCACATTCATCACACCTTTCTAGTCTACATGACAGCTGACCTGGAGTCTGCTTTTATATAGGTGTCTCGCTCCTCTGCTGAGCCACGATTGGTCGAATGAGACGTGACAGCACCTTAGTCACAAGAATGAACGCAAATCACCCCGAATCCggcaacaaagaaaaagacgCTGTTCTCAATGAATTTatgtttttgacaacatatCGGCTCATCTGGCCTCAATGTGGCGCAGGTCACACACCGTGCGTAAAATTGACTCTTTTGTGGAAACATCAACTTTTTTCAATCAAGataattcaaattaaatagAAGAAATTAAGACTTGGGGCGTTCAGCCTTGTCAATAACATTTCAGCACTGAAAAAGGCATGGTTGGAGAtagaaacactgaactgaaggaaaaaaaagatataaacaTTTGAGTCATTTTCAGGAGAAGACCAAGGCAGATCTAGTAAAGtacattttcagctgtttcattttgttttgtgcacCTCGTGTCTGCGTTAATAAAGTGAAACCCCCTGCGCATTTGTAAGCATCATCACCCACCACCCCAGCGCTCAGTGCAAATTCTCgcacttttaaaataatttcgGGAGTATTATAACACAATATCATTTATGTTTAGTTTCTGAAATCTATTGTCTGAAGCATTACTCCTGCATCAGTGGTCCACGGTGCCTTCATTCTCCCGCTAGAGGGGGCGCTAAGCTTGAGCAGATATAGACTGGAACAGTGGTGAAAAACTTCATGACCATGAGAACTGTTTTTCATTAGACTTTATGccacttgtttctttttgtttgataCTATTGTGAAAGAATCTGTTTATGGTAAGACAATGCATGACTGTAAGTATGTGCGAGTTTCCAGAGGTTTTTCAGGTGATGAACCTGATTAAACTTAATGTTTTCAACCACAGTTTGCTCAGGATTTAATGGAGGTTTTGTCTCAGAGTTTCCATCAGAGAAGACTTGTCTGTTTTACCCTTTGAGCACAAAGGGAGAAAATAATAATGCGCGAACAAAAGCCCCCgatctgaaaacatttcataCTCAGACTCCGAGTGAATGAAACAATATTGAGCCCGGTCCTCATCTGACCCGCTGAGAACCCAAAAGACCTCAGTTTTGGGGAAGACTGCCAACTGGATTCGCATCATCCGTATCCGATTTCTTGGAGTAGCAATTCCCCTTTAAGCCTCCAGCCCTCCTGAAAGATAGCCCATTGTCTTAAGTCCACCCATGTGTGGGGGTGGCTCTGCGAAAGTTTgcagaggaaagttttaaacTGTCACTGGCTGTCGGGAGGAGACtgatggaggacagaggggaCTGCGATTCGTAAGCAAACGTGAACACCGTCATACaaacaaagtcaacaaaaaGTCTTGAGAATGCAACTAAAACGCCCCGTGGAGCAGCACCATGTCCAGGCCTGAACTGGAGAAGTTTGTTGGGACTGTCACAGTTTAAGCGCAACAAAGCGAGAAGTGCATCCAGCCCAGATGGAAATCATTTGAATTGACAATCGACGCGGTGTTAGAAAGGCATTAAATGTTTCTCAAATACAGGCTAGCGTCCTGACAAAATGACCCGTTTGGACTGCGGGCTTCACGCTTTTGGACAAGGAATTTCTCCCATTCACTCCTTCATCGTGCTTCTGACGGTCCTGGAAAACTGCAAAACGCTGGGATTTTTATCACATAAACCAGGTCAGTGAGCCAGAGAACATAGAACACTTAAAACTGAGTTCATTTATCGATGATATCACCACGCCGTCTGGTGTTCTGTCGGCTCCTATTGTGCACATTTGCTTCACAGGCGCATCTAATTGAGCCCAGGAAACCCAAGAATCAGGCCAGCAGTCCTCACTGAGAGGGGTGGGGGCAGCAGTGACTTGTGTTTACAAAGTCTTGGGCTGACCATAGCAATTAAGTCCAAGGTTTAGCTATAGTGTGGTAGCTGGGAAGACCTGCTTTCCAATGAATCATCAGAGGTTAAAGTCCCATCTGGTCTCTCTAAAGTGCCCTAGAGCAAAACAAAGAATCTgagctcagtgctgctgctctgtgactgacactgacctctgaccctcgTCAGTGAAGGGCAGGAAGCAGAGTTTCACTTTGGGAATCTACAGGATGTGTTACTATCATTCTTCTAATGGAGCTGATTTCCATTCTACTTTGTCAAGTGTATTTGTTGTCAAGCCCTGTGGATCTCATCAGAGTGGGGTAGATAACAATCAATCCTCTCTCGTCTTGTAGGATGCTCTTCCCCCACCTCCGTCCCCCATGCTTTTGTCCTCTCAGTCTTCCCTTTTAGCGCATGGCTTGAATGTTAAAAGTCAGGGCTCTCCTGAGATGACAGAAACAAGCAGAACAAGGagtcaagtcaaatcaagtAGAACTTTATTTGTCCCCACAGGAGCAAATAGTTGTGCAGCAGTAATTAAACAAGATCGAAAACACACAAGGCAATTACAATAATCCAATAtgatgaaaaggaagaaaaaacatacGCAAGCTTAGCTGTGAAATGGCTGAGGGTATGAAGGAGTGATTGTATCTTGAAGCTCGAACAGGGGGAAAGGCGAGGTCTGAAATCTAGGTACAAACAGGGTGGGTGCTGTCAGACAGAATGGATTCTGCTTTCTTTAACAACTGTTTGTTAAACAACTCAGTGCTGTGTCTTCTATAAATCAGCTGTGTGCCCTTGAGAGGGAAAAACCAAAGTACCATCTGGCATTATAGACAAGCATGTGTCACTGAGCGGTGGAAGCACCTCCCAAGCAGTAACGATTCCAGGTGATAAACATTTGCACAGGAATTTCAGAGTTTATAAGAACAAGAAAACTGGGACACAGGCATCCTCCCAATCCTCTTGAAAAGGCATTTGAGGATTTTCTCAGTCTCACTAGGAACAGAAATACATCAGTCTCAACAACCCTCTGGTTTAATTAGCTAATTCTGTTTCAGTGTGCATTTATATAAACCTGAtcagtttttctcatttttctgaGGGCATCCTGACAGCCACTTAAAGACACCAGTTTGTTCCAGTCCCGACACTGAGAACCACTTTAGCCACCCATGCAATTACAGGTGTTCACCATGATCACCACGGataaagcatttttaattaattttcatattcctttctttttctcatggCAAATAATTGCTCATAGACCTACAGGGCGCAGCTGCTTAATGGAAAGATGTAATAAGGTCTCTCGGATTTAAAATtaaacacttgtgtgtgttttatttattaggATGCTACAGAGGATTATTACAGATGGAGAAAATCCTTCATGTGTTATGAAATCCCTTCcatgaaaacaatcatcacaTGAAGTCAACAAGAGACCTCATACCTCTGCCAAGGCCCTATAAATTCTTATTTGGTAAAGATTTAGAAAATTTAAATCTCCATCTGGATCCAGACCTTCATCAAAATGCATATAATGAAATACAGTTGTGCTGACTGACAGCCATAATTTTGATTTTGCAATAAATCTAAACCTTTCCAGGAACATCAGGGTTTTGCTGAAGCTCAAACTGTGCAAAAATTTAAAGTGATCCATACTCACAACCACTGATTTATTGCCAgctattcatttatttttgctgcagctTCATTGGCACACATGGCATTACATCTGAATCTCCACAGCTGTAGCTAACATTCTTTACATAATAAGGAATAAAAGAGAATACACTTCAGTGGCCTtacaaaaggttttttttttcttgctcctCATTCAGAGAGGTGTTCCAAACAGCTGGCTATGTGCTCATGCAGATAATCCAGAGTAATTCTGAAAGGAGAGCGACCTTGTCTTACATTGTCACAAAGCTGTGTCAAATCATTGTTTGCATTCTGTTTATTTCTCCTGAATAAGATGGAGCTAATGATGATGTTATGCAGGTTAAGAAGCACGTCTTGCTACACAAGTATTTATGATGACTTTTGTTCTAGTGCAGATTGGCTACATTTGTTGACAGTATAGTAAGCATCAGCATGCTAACCATAATATCACATGCCTGTTTGGTTGATTAGATTTCAAATAATCTCTTTGCCTCTTCTCTTGTCATTCCTAGCTCTCTTTCTACTCAGCTTGGTGAAATAATTGTTACCTTATCTTAAAAAATGACAAGGAAGACCGTAAAGCATCATCTAAATGTGAAATAATCTGACATATACCTTTTTATGAAAGTAACAGTTAATGTAGACACACCATGATTTCACAAACATGGTGCAGCTTTTGTTTGGATACAGTTGCTTGACACATTTCAGCCCTTTGGTTTCTCCTATTTGAAAAACAATCTGGTCATGATCTCTTAAAAGCAGTTAAAATACTTAATTCTAGTTTCATGTGTCATTTCTTCGTCAGTTAATTTTCAAGCTGTGCTTTTACTGTTTGCGTGGGTGTACTGAAAGTGCACATTAGATAAATCGAAAAAAATATGCAATGTTTAGCTAGACTTCATCTCTGCTGAACAATAAAGTTTGAAATGCATGTTGTGGGACACATGTACTCCAGTCATCATGTATAGAGCTAAGAGGAGCAAACTGCTGATAATCCCTTCTCCTAAAGTCCCTTTTCGCTATCCTTGTCCACAAAAGTGAGATGACACTGCCTTTCATGCTGCTGATTCAGCTGTTCCAGATCACAGGAAATTaaagggtgttttttttgttttttttttttttgggggggggggtttcttACAGGCACTGTATATAGTATAAGCTACAGCTgtattcaaatttaaaaatgacagattagACACCCATATGGGTTTGTTTAGATCTTCCTCAGCTTTGCAGCcacttaattatttaattacCCTCTGCTTTCCCATGATTTAATAACCCTTCTTCTCTTACATCTTCTCTTCCCACCATGGATTTGACAGAGAGATCTCAGCAGGATCTGCCTCAGTATGAAGTGGTTCGCCCCACTAGAGTGGATGCCAGAGGTCACTTCCTGTCCAACTTCCTGTCTCACCATGTTCGCCGTGTACAGCGCCGGCAAGCCTCAGAGGGACCAGTGGCCTTAGATCGAGTATTCTACCAGTTGTGGCACGGCGGCCACAGTTTGAACTTTAACCTCACCCTCAACCCACACCTGCTGGCTCCAGCCTTCCTGACGGAGAGGAGGTACGGCAGCCTGGTTGGGGCTCAGATTCATCCTTCTGGATCCTCCCATTGCCATTTCCTAGGTGAAGTGTGGGATGAGGCCACTGTTAAAGGGAGTGCAGCTATAAGTACCTGTGATGGATTGGTGAGTGGATAAACAAACTAGCTAAACTTACTTAAGATGCATTTCAAGTTAAGCGCAGAGGTGTCAGCCACAGTAGTGGCCTGCATTCAGACTCGAAGCTCAACAGAACATTATACGCCAGTGTCCTGTAATTATCACTTGTGGCCACAGTGGCCGCTGTTGCTGgtgctcagcaaaagttacataatgATGCTTGAAGTGCATGTGATAAGGCCTTAATACTAAAACTGTGCAAATGGATTTTCAGACCTCAGAAGTATCCTACAATCCAAGGGTCATTAAGTCAGCTACACACCCTGGATAGATTTTCAAGAAAACATAGGTGTGTCATCAGCCAACCATTTATGTCTTGCTGTGCCTCTGTGATTGCAGATTTATGCTCATAATGGAAAGAATTGCTAATGGAAGTGTTGGGGATTCAAATTGCATTCAAAGATTGTCAACAGACCATTATCACAATGCCACAGTTGTATTTCTCTGGTCCATGACAATAGAAGTGTAATTTCTAAGCGATAGGGTTGATCAAACATACTCGCTCCATctgccttttctcctctctgagaTTGATTCATTCATCTGTTATAATAATCAGTTATTAATTGTAATATGTTTTAATTAACCAGGTCACTATTAGATGTTCTGttcttttaaaaacagcatATATTGTTTTATGTTATAATTAAACAGCaatttgtttttggttgtttcaAAGGGATTGGCTGGAAACAATCAAACAATCACCAATCAGGTGTGTTTCACAGAAGACAGTCTAAAATGTTACAGCAGAAAAAGCAGaggtttaaatttaaaaattaatgatatttgaatttcatttgGATGTTTCAGTTTCAGGGACGTGGTATTTTGCATATCGGCTCGCTGTCATGACTCACTGGGACATTTAAATAGAACTGAGCTATTGTTAATGTTATAAGTAACATTACTGCTTTCCcattctgctgtgaaaaaggccgGTCTAGGTAGCTTTGTTACATGTCAgcaactctctctcttcctaCATTTGCTGTCTGCCACAACAGTGGGGTAAACACTGTAATTGTTGAGCCACCCCTTTAAGGTGTCTGTGTGAAAAGCTTTACAGACTTTGTTTTACCTCAGGGGTTGCAGTTACATCCAGAAATTAATacatggatttttttaaaaaagtattatCAATACAGTAATCTGTTTAATGTTGAttattgcatttatttaaaaaaaaaaaaaaagtcaggcaGTGACAGCCCCTTTTAGCTCTCTGGTTATACTCAGTATGCTTGACCATTTTCACCTGTAATGCCAGTCCCACTGAGAATTTCATTGAATGCCAAACTCACCCACTCCACTTAAAGTAAACGAACATTGCCTTAAGCAAGTAAGGAAAGAAATTTTGGTCTTTTAAATACCTTGAAGGTGATTTGTGCTCTGCCACTGGTCAAAACAATTTTTTCTTCAGCAGAAAAGGGCACTTTATGTTATTAAGTCTGTGGCTACTTTATAGAACACCTGAGGAAGTAAAAGCATATACACAAACTGAATTTTTGGAGCTACGCTGGAAACAGTACTTTTAGATTTTTGTTCATGCTGTCTCAAGGCCAATGTGAACTTTCTTTAGATTTTTAGCAGTTCGACGGAAAGCTTCATTTGCCTGAGATCTAAAGAAGTTTGAAGTAGTCATTTTCATGTTAGGGTCACAGTCACATTAATACATCCAACTTAAAAAAATGAGTGATGTGTTAATTAATCCATTGTCTTGTTTGTAATACTCAAGGTATATCATTGCATGTGTCAAGGAAACAGTATCCAAGCCACCACCTGTAACATTATCCATGGACTCATGTTTAAGCCCTGTGCTTATCCTACTCTCTTCTTATTGTAAGACGTTTGTTGCTTTCtcacatttcatccatttaaTTTTTGGTGATCTGTTGCCCACTGTATTGTCATGTTTTCCATCTTTGCTCTCAGGAGTGGGACTACAGGCACAGTCTCCTGCTGTTGTATCCCTCCCTCTTATTTCAAGATTATATGTGTTCATGCTGTATCCTCTTACATGCTCATATATGTGCTCTCGTGTGTCTGGCCTTGGTTTGCAATCGTCTCATAAAGCCTTTCTGCCATCAGAAGTACTCATAACTACATGCTCTCTCAGAAGACAAGCTGTTTCTGAGTAGCTGTATTACTAAATTTTTCAACAAATTAGACCCACTTCATACCCAGTTACTCCTATATATCACATCTCACCAACTGTGTTAGTCTGAATAGTAACTGAATGTTTTGATCGTGTCTGCATGCTCTCTGCATACATTAAAATGCAGCTGTATGATTCAGTAGAGTAGCTGGCTGTTGTGACAGGTTAAGTTTTCTTTCAACAAGCAAAAATTGTGATCACAGTCCAGGCGTCCAGGTATCATTGACCAAAACTCATTGTGTGTATCCCCGAGATCTAATAAACGGTTTACATTTGCTTCCCCATGAAACATTTGCAAAgaagatttgttttatttttttaggcATTTTAAAAACCtcctttgttatatttattatattatatatttattttagttatttatatCCATTTTTACTTGCTTGCAGTCTTCTCCCCTGTCTTTGCTGGCTCATTGTATTTCTAAGTACATTACCACCACCTGTTGATCAGTGGAACAGTGTGAAACCATTGGCAGGACTATGTATTGTGTCACCTGTGTGACAAATAGAGGCCCACTCATTAAAAACCTGCTCCACAGTTCTACCAGAGgttaaaaactccacagggGACCTTTAACGAAGTGGTcacttcagcacacacactggaatATAAGCACTAATCTACACTCACTTTTATTTCCAGCAGTTTTAGAGGAAACCAACAGTAAAttgcaaacaaaaatgaacttaaaagacattttatttaataattaattgttaATCTCTACAACCCACCCACACTGACACATGTATCCACATTGTCGGTGCTCTGCCAGGACTGTACAGCAGCAAGCTTCACTTCTTGTCTGATTTGGGACCTTTGCTTTTAGTCTGCTCTGCAGCAAGTGAAACACATGATCAGCTGGTTTGTCAGGTGACTGATGCAACCAGTTATGACCATTG
Coding sequences within:
- the LOC108887856 gene encoding relaxin-3 receptor 1-like codes for the protein MDEIFNYSGALNRSSPGDEKFSFEDIDVSADGTPILRILISVVYSVVCAVGLVGNLLVFFLMRIRQGRKRSTINVFIINLAVTDFQFVLTLPFWAVDTALDFSWPFGDAMCKIILSITVMNMYASVFFLTAMSVTRYWSVASALKKKTYRRSRCVKWVCAVLWVAATVATAPTAIFSAVTVVAGEKLCLLRFPEGHDWLALYHIQKILIAFIIPMLIVCINYVMLLRFVRQRSMGSSNPKRRSRVTKSVAIVVLSFFCCWMPNHAITFWGVLVKFNAVNWDKAYYMVHTYVFPVTVCLAHANSCLNPVLYCLMRPEIRKMLSGLFWRVPTPSATKGCATRSFTQGETRGVVPLQIVDSGEYTLSIIDRKGLSSSNMIPYSR